Within the Maribacter sp. BPC-D8 genome, the region CTTCACATGCCTTGTTGATAGAAGCAACGGCATCCATAGCATTCCAGTTTGCTAGATCCATAATACCTGTAAACGTAATTCTATCATCACCGTTCATTTCGTATGCAAGCGGAATGTTTTGTGTTTCGCCGTTTAAACTAACATCGATAGAGCTCTTATCTCCATCAACTTTAAATACACCAGAAATTAATTCGGTATCCTTCATAACGCCAAAGAAAAACTCTAAAAGTTTTGGATCTCTAGTACCAGTAGGGTCATTGGTAAACAAACTACTAACAGGAATACTGAATTCAGTACCGTTTAAAGCTTCCATAGCAGTGGCACCACTATTGGTCTTCGTAAAGTTTATCTTTTTGAACATTCCGCCAACAGGTAACTTTTCAGTTGTCTTATAGGCAGTAAAGCTCACTTTTGTTGAATCTTGAACCAAGCTGAACATTTCAGTTGCTACGCTTGTCGCTTCAACGCTTTTAGATTCCTCACCTTTTTTAGCGTCTTTGCAACTTGCGAAAACGATTAAAAGTGCACTAGCGAATGTAAATGCTATTTTTTTCATGATAATGTATTTTATTTATAGTATAAATTTACTCCTTCTTTTTAAAAATGCCACGTAAATCAGTATTATAAAATACACCAATTTGAAGTCGATCGTAATTAGTCTCGCTAAAGTGATTTTTTAAATACCCAACTTGCATGCTCAAATCTTCGGTAACATTAACGCCTAGGGCTGCATAAGCACGGTTTTGACCAAAGGCATCATTTTGTAGATTGATGAAAATTTCATCATAGAAATTCAAGAAAAAGATATCGGTTAGGGGCAAGGTCATTTGAATTCTATAGCGAGCCCTATGTAATGTATTGCTAATACCTGTAGCATTATTTTGAACAAAGCGTTGTTCTAAACGATAGCGATGCTCGAAATTAAATTCCCATACTTTATTTTTAAGAATGAATTGCTCAAATATGCGGTGTTCAGAAATGGAGTTATTTTTGATAAGAGCATCACCCCCAATAACGTCAAATTCACTGAACGTTGGGTCGGTTTCAATAAATCCATAGCCTAAGGTCGCAATAGCATCAGGGTTAATATGATAATTTATACCTGTACGAAGTAATAGCTGATTGAAGTTAGATGCCATTTCATAATATCTAAATTGCGCTTCGGTATGTATGCTCCATTTATCGGCAATTTTATTGGTACCGAAATACATGAACCAACTACCAAAATCATCTTCTCCTGTACTACCACTTTGTGCATTTGCTTGATTAATAGTAGCCAATAATACTAATAACGTAATAACTTTCTTCATTCTTTATTATAATATGAAACTAAAATTTATGATTGCGCCTTTATTTATCGCCATTTTCAATTGGTGTTCCTGTATCTTTTTTTAAGTACAAATCTAAAAAATCTAAAACCCTACTATAGGCTTCAATCTGATTTTCTTTTTTAACAAATCCGTGACCTTCATCTTCAAAGAGTACATATTCTACTGGTACTCCGTTCTTTTTTACACCCGCAACAATCTCATCAGACTCTACTTGCAATACACGAGGATCTTGAGAACCCTGTAAAACAATTAAAGGTTTGGTCACCTTATCGGTATGAAAAAGAGGAGAAATTTCTTTTAAACGTACCGAATCTGCACTATATGGATCGCCCAATTCTAGGTAAAGAGATTCTCTAAAAGATTCCCACCAAGGTGGTATACTTTTTAAAGTTCGCAACCAATTGGTAACACCAAAAAGATTCACTCCAACAGCAAATTCTTCGGGAGTATAGGTTAATGCAGCCATGGTCATATAACCACCATAAGAACCACCAATAATTCCGATTTTATCTGCATCGATTTCGGGTTGTGCTGCAAGCCAGTTTTTACCTTCTACACAGTCTTTCAAATCTTTATCGCCATGGTTTAAGTCATCCATTTGAAAAAACGTTTTCCCGTAACCGCTGCTACCTCTGTTGTTTACAGCAAGTACAGCATACCCATGGTTGGTCAAATACTGAATAAACGAACTAAAGTTTTGACGACTTTGTCCGCCTGGTCCGCCATGAACCCAAACTAGTGCGGGTACTTTTGCATTGGCAGTTGCTTGTTGTGGCTTATAATAAATAGCAGGTATTTCTACTCCGTCAAAAGATTTGTAGCGTACTACTTCAGCAGCAACAAGATCGTCTGCTTTAATTTCAGGATTCAAAACATCTGTTAATTGTTTTTGCGATTTCGTTTCTAGATTATAGAGAAATAGATTGCTCGGAGTATGTGAGCCGCCTGCGTAAAAACGCATCCATTT harbors:
- a CDS encoding DUF2490 domain-containing protein → MKKVITLLVLLATINQANAQSGSTGEDDFGSWFMYFGTNKIADKWSIHTEAQFRYYEMASNFNQLLLRTGINYHINPDAIATLGYGFIETDPTFSEFDVIGGDALIKNNSISEHRIFEQFILKNKVWEFNFEHRYRLEQRFVQNNATGISNTLHRARYRIQMTLPLTDIFFLNFYDEIFINLQNDAFGQNRAYAALGVNVTEDLSMQVGYLKNHFSETNYDRLQIGVFYNTDLRGIFKKKE